The stretch of DNA ACTGAGCGGTGAGAGGACCCTCGATCTAACCTTAAAGTCTTTGTGCCATCCCGCGATGAGGTATTGCACCTGCTCGAGTATACGCACACAGGCGACCTTAGAATCGTGTTCTTCGAGCCTCAAAAAAGCTTAGAAATCTCTAGGCGGAAACGGGGAAATAGGCGGCCCGCTAACCTGTCTAGAAAGGTCACAAATCTCCTATTCAGAGACGGCGAACGTGACGGAGAACGATGCCTATGATGGCTGCGGTGTTTCTTATTCCTATGCTTCGGCATCTCAAAGAAAAATCACctgaaataaaggaaaaactAACGAAAAATTACCCTGCCTGAATCACCACGTGTTATTCGGAATGGCGAACACGACACAATGAAGCACTTGAGCGCTGGAAAGGCGCATGTGGCGGCGCGCTGGTGGTGATACAGCGTGCGcgtgtttttttatttacgctgTGAACCGTGTTGTCGGAGGGCGTGCACGGGCACAACTACACAGTCTTATATCCGGACGAGACAACGGATCATAATTATAGTTTTCttgtaatcttttattaattcatcgAAATCACTTTCAGAAACCTTCTCAAAAGGAGTTGCTTAAGGATATATACTTTCTTCATTAAAGCTCAAAGTATCAATGCTTTCAACAAATATCTGTGCATCTATAgcatctttaattaaattttccaaattaGCTGCAAAAGATTTTTCCTCGTCTGTAATAACAGAATCCTCATCATATTCAGGAGAATTAAAACttctttgtaataaaagaacaatgtttttcggaaaaaataaaaattacagctGTTAAGGGTTAAGTAGGGTCACGGCCAAACTCCGAATTGATATTTGGGGCCTCACGCGGTGACAATGTGAAACTCCAGTGTCAGGGATATCACGTTTAGAAGTAGAATACTGCTGCGTCGTGTGGGTATACGTTTGTATACGTACTCACACGATTGCACCGCTCGCGTGGACGCACCGTAAGAAAAGAAGGATAGAGAAGGATGGATTCAACTCTCTTCTCCTTGTTTCTTCAATATTTCGCTTTAGCCGAGAGCTAGCGCCTGAAAACTCTTTCTGGCCTCTCGCGGCCAGAAAGCAGTAACATCACAAAAGGATTGGGTATCCATTTCTTgacaatttatcaaaaattatgtaaaaacatCTTGAAAAGTATGTAAATACTTAAATACTGCTTTAATACTGCTCGTCGCGGTGCCGAATAAACTCTGTCACGCTGCtggaaatacatttttgtttatttcttttttttttgtataaattgtaCGAATCACAATTTATCTACACCCCTGGACAAAAAGATAGCATATTTATGCTATCATTAAGTTTCGATGTGTAcactgaccggcaataatggcctgacgctctgcggcgacggcagctaacgtgcgtgagctagcgtggtgtgcgtcaggccacaccgcggagcgcgtacgtgagccgtgaagcgccgagagaagcgaaaggacgggggaaaatttggtgagaggcgttctcatgctctctccCGCTCGCAACCCGTGCGTTtgagagaacgcatgagtggtcgctaagaaaagataaagaggcgcaccttcgttctctcgcttgcacgcgttcgtgtttatacgggcgcgcaaggatagaaatagatcgcaagagtacgctattaattctagcatatacttcaagacatttcgcgataatcACAACCGAAATTGAAGACCCGTGTtactaatgttattaaatatataattctacgttgcgtataatttatttttgcgataatttttcgacaaatatataaataatatctcgagaAAGAACGCATGGGAGGACGGTGCGAAACTGTTAGAGGTGCACCTCcgatctctcgcttgcacgcgttcttGTTTATATGGGCGCGCAGAGATAAAGATAGATCGTGAAAGTACGAATTATAGCTTTAAGATTTTCGCGACTAATgataatcgaaattaaatacccgtgctactgatattataaatatataattttacgttgcgtgtaattaattttcgtaatcattttttgacaaataaataatgccttgagaaagacaatttaaaattctgttttctgtcttgagaaagacaatttaaaagtctgttttctgtcttgaaaaaaacaatttaaaattatgttttctgtcttgaaaaagacaatttaaaattatgttttctgtcttgaaaaagacaatttgaaataccgttttctgtcttgaaaaagacaatttgaaataccgttttctgtcttgaaaaagacaatttaaaattatgttttctgtcttgaaaaagacaatttaaaattatgttttctgtcttgaaaaagacaatttaaaattatgttttctgtcttgaaaaagacaatttgaaataccgttttctgtcttgaaaaagacaatttgaaataccgttttctgtcttgaaaaagacaatttaaaattatgttttctgtcttgaaaaagacaatttaaaattatgttttctgtcttgaaaaagacaatttaaaattatgttttctgtcttgaaaaagacaatttgaaataccgttttctgtcttgaaaaataaGAAGTTGCATTATGCACACAAAGCCGTCTAATTGTGTTACGTTCCTGTCGCGATTTTCACTTGTTATCGTCGCGAGTATGTTGCTTTTTCTTCGAGCATCACTTTTCGTGGTGTCGTAGCAGTGCGCGGATATATCATCGAATAGTTTTTTGCGAATAATGGCTCCAATCTTATGCTCTGAGATACGAGGTCGCATCATCGGACAGTGGCAGGCCGGAAAATCAGTAGCAGAAATTGCTGCTGATATTCCGTGTTCTGTTCAAGCTGTTCGACGATGGATACGACGATACAATGAGGGCGGAGATCATGCTTTGCATGATCATCGCACTCATAATCGTCGTCCTCGTAACACCAGAGTAGAAGAGGACGAGGCACTCGTCGCTGCTGTTGTGGATCGTCCTTTTGGCACCGTCCAAGAGGCGATCAACAGAGCGGACGTCGCGGTATCAGACAGGACCGCCCGGCGACGTTTAAACGAAGCCGGATATCATTGTCATCGTCCAGCCCATAAATTCCCGTTGACTCCCGATCATCGGGATCAACGGGTCGCGTTTGCTTTAGAAAATCTGGTGACGAGCCGTGCGGAGTGGGAAGCGACGATATGGACCGATGAAAAGGTTTTCGTATCGTGCGCTGATCACAGGCCGCACGTATGGCGTCCAAGCGATCAACGGTTGGATCCAAACCATGTTGTGCCTCTTCACCGAAGTGGGAGAATTTCATGTGCTATGTGGAGGTGGATATCTGCCACTGCAATCGGAGAATTGGTGCACATTCCAACGCGAATGAACTCGACAGAGTATATTCACATACTGGAAGAAGTTCTTCTTCCTTCAGTACGCGCAATATATTCTGAAGAGGATATGCCAATTATCCGATTGGTGCAAGATAATTCCGCTGTGCACACATCACATGAAACGCAAGCGTGGTTTCGGAATCATCCGGAGATCCGCTTGATTGACTGGCCAGCTCGTTCACCAGATCTGAATGTAATAGAAAATGTCTGGGCGCAGATGGTTCTGCAATGGGAACCACGAAGGGAAAGGACGACGGCAGCGTTAGTTGATCACGCGATAAAAGTTTGGGAGAATCTTCGGGCTCGACCAGATTTTCTCGCGAACTTGATGAGTTCGATACCTAATCGACTCAATCAAGTGATCGAGCGGTCCGGTTACTGGAccgattattaattcgatGATCCGCAGAGCTTCGCCCACAAAATggcccttttcagggccaACAAAACTCTCATACGACGAACATtctttaagatttattaaattgtttttttaaagacagcgctattttaaattgtctttttcaagacagaaaacggtatttcaaattgtctttttcaagacagaaaacataattttaaattgtctttttcaagacagaaaacataattttaaattgtcttttttaagacagaaaacggtattttaaattgtctttttcaagacagaaaacggtatttcaaattgtctttttcaagacagaaaacataattttaaattgtctttttcaagacagaaaacataattttaaattgtttttttcaagacagaaaacagaattttaaattgtctttctcaagacagaaaacagaattttaaattgtctttctcaaggcattatttatttgtcaaaaaatgattacgaaaattaattacacgcaacgtaaaattatatatttataatatcagtagcacgggtatttaatttcgattatcATTAGTCGCGAAAATCTTAAAGCTATAATTCGTACTTTTACGATCTATCTTTATCTCTGCGCGCCCATATAAACaagaacgcgtgcaagcgagagatcgGAGGTGCACCTCTAACAGTTTCGCACCGTCCTCCCATGCGTTCTTtctcgagatattatttatatatttgtcgaaaaattatcgcgaaaataaattatacgcaacgtagaattatatatttaataacattagtaACACGGGTCTTCAATTTCGGTTGTgattatcgcgaaatgtcttgaagtatatgctagaattaatagcgtactcttgcgatctatttctatccttgcgcgcccgtataaacacgaacgcgtgtaagcgagagaacgaaggtgcgcctcttttatctttttcttagcgaccactcatgcgttctctctcaaacGCACGGGTTGCGAGCGggagagagcatgagaacgcctcccaccaaattttcccccgtcctctcgcttctctcggcgcttcacggctcacgtacgcgctccgcggtgtggcctgacgcacaccacgctagctcacgcacgttagctgccgtcgccgcagagcgtcaggccattattgccggtcagtgTACATATCAACTTCAGTAGCTagctttaatatatttgtacgaTATTGTTTTTCTGTAttgtatctattttattttatacattttaatcttGTTTAGCGTTCTCACCAGCAAGTGAATCAAACTTGGAGCAAGACACATTTTCTTCTTTGACAAGTAaatgtatgtaattttaacatttatttatttatttcttttattactctagtatatattcaattttttacagGTATGCTTGTAATACTAAAGGCAGTTCTTTCAAAGCAAGAagaattattacgaaattttaataatttggaTCATAAACTCGATCTCATTATAGATCATGTAAGAACTGGCGAAGATGTAAAAAAACCAGAAGGATGACCTACTCTTCCCTTACCCGATATGAATGCGTTTTATGAATGGGAATTGTTTCTTCAAAACGGCGACAACTATGATTTTGcggtaaatatttaacatcCTGCACTTACAAAAAGTTagcaaattatttcaacgcattaatataactttttctttataacttttttttctgtacagGTATCCCATTTTAGTATTGTAGCTAGAAGAGGGCATCACGAAGGAGAAATGGCTACAGCAATATGTAAGAAGATCTTTTCTTCAAAGGTTACATCGCAACTTAATTGAGCAAggacagaatttaaaaaaggaataaaaacaCTTAAGTGTGGTGTGTGCATTATTGGTAAGTTATtgaaaattctgaaaaaatataaaactcttaattactttcaatcctgttgtattttaattaaaatatactttatctacttttaataaatatgattattaacgtattttatgttttaatattttttatgtatatattgtaaCTTATCTTTTTTCAGATGCATGTGGCAAACAATATAAAGGGAACTTTTCAAAATCTAAAGTTACAGGTTCTGTAAGTACGTGGCTTTGAAGCCACTCAAAAAGGTCGATtcaagagaaataattttattaaacttaatgTAAGAATTGTCACGAGAATATACTGAACATTGGTCATTTAATAAACTTCAAAATTTGTACTTATTAcacttatttatttagcgctgataaattataataacatataaattaatctttaactGTGTTCGGAAGCCTAGCTTAATTTACAATACGCGTTTATAATATGTTCAAAATTAGTATTGTTCGTTTTAGGTATCTCTCAGGAGTCGTTCCAAGCGAGCTCAACACACTCTGAATGGCACACACTGATGAACTGGACactgtcttctttttttttaatgtgtgGCATTAGAACAGGAAGACGGTGCCGGGTTGATCAGTGACGGCTCCTTGAATGCACCCGGAGTGTGTTGAGCTCGCTCAGAGCGATTTCCGAGACACAAAACGAATAATACTAATGAGTCTTTTTTGGAACAGATTTTAAGCGCTCTTTAAACGCTATAAAACTGGAATTTTTATGCGCTGATCTTTTGCGCATATAATATGCTTTTTAAAATGGATTTTAAAAGCGTTTTTAAAGCGCTGAGTTCATACGTTAGCATTAGCGCTTAGAAAGCGCTTTTCAGGTGCTGTTGTGCTACGTGGGGAGTCGCGCAGCGGCtcataaattgttaatataaaaaaaaaggaaaaaattatattttaatttttagaatgcaatcaagttcttttaaattgaCATTATGCGTAAATATCTTAGAATATCGTTACATGTTctgttttatcattaacaATATTAGTTATTATTCCTTAAAGTCTACCATAGATTATCTCTTACAGAGAGGGACCGTCTATCCAAAAGACCAGGTTAAGAATCCTCACTTTCATGCTATTGGTCAAATCGATTTTACTAGGATCTAGGAACTTTATTTagtcaaaattttaatttttgacgtCACagtatattacatattttacattacatatattacatttatacatacaaTATTCATAACAGTTATTGCTTCTTTGTAACTATTTCTTAATGTTTAccttaaaattgcaataaataatttttatttataaataaagacaatttgaaaaatgtgaaatatatatgcCATTTAtgtactattttatttattatgtactatttaataattttatttcttaagtGGATGTTGTACCAATAGTgtactatatgtatatattatatactgAAACCTTATTGTACGCATGTCCGAGCACAATTGTACATAAGAATcgtgttgtaacccgaccctggcaacagcaaggccgCGCCCGCGAAGGCgcaggccgggttaacaagcagcgtcgatcggatcttccgatcgcggaatccgctgaccgatcgacgccttgcacttttcgcataggcaatgaccgaacgcggtcactgtcctatgCGCCCGAaatccgcggactgttgcttttccgtcttagcaacagtcgcgtataaaacccgcggccaccgaacGCCCGCGGGTCATTCTAATAATCACTACACcggggtaacgctgcccgagGCCTGGACTAATTGACAGAAGGAAATAACAGACATTTACATAAAAAGGTCTACATTTATTCATTCCTCGCGAGTACACAAGTgttccgggaggacggaccccttgcaccgttaCCTGGTGCAACAATCGTAATTATGTACTTTGCTTGAGTCAGCAATCTAGTATATTATAGATGTCTGTGCTAGCAATATAGTAGTATTACATATATGCATTTATCCAAGCGATCaggttgaaaatttttctctcaggCTATTGGCCAAATCAATTTTACTAGATTATAGGGATTTATTTAGATTCTAGGAAGTTTATTTaggcaaaatttttatttttgacgtCACACCAGACTATATAATCGCTAGCGCCACGGCGTCATTACGTGGACATGAGAACTATCTTTGTGTCAGGGGTCTGGTATTGACcatataaaagaagaaaaaaaaacagttttatataaaagatttttttaatgaaatatttgtcGATTTAACCATACTATAAAGTTGTATTAACTGTGAGTTGTTATTATCTCAAATTATCATACATGTACATAATAAACAAAATCTAACgtaaataatatgaaaaagatgttgagagaaagaaatatccTTCGGTTATAGACAATAATGCATAATGGCAAGTGTTCCTGGTTTCACATTGGAAGCTGCAAAAGGTAGAACTGTTAatgcttttttattatatcaataattttaaataaataaactacatatatacgtataatatacattaaatccttttatataaagaaattttccTCTTTCAGCTATATTGACAGAAATTCTGACAGCATTTAATACACctgaaaatgtacaaaaactCACAGAGGCAAAAGAAGGCTCAGGCAATGAAATGTTGAAAATGATGCAATTTGTTTTTCCACTAGCAACACAAATACAGATGGATGTCATCAAGAATTATGGATTTCCAGAAGGCAAAGACGGTGCGTGGATCAAgagtacataaaaatatttttaataatataattgaaagaTTGACTACTATCTGTATACAAAAACAGGAGTTATACAATTTGCACAACTGATTCGAGCTTTGGAAAGAGAAGACGCCGAAATAGCACAGCTACATAGCCAGGTCCTTTCATATTTCCTTCCACCGCTTACGATTAACTCTTCGACTGAAGCATCTCTTTAGCGACTCAAGTGGATTTATTTCATGCAacgttattttcaaaaattaagatttatatatCACTTTTTTCATTACTTATTTTCAccaattaaatattagaataacttattacttatttttggattccactttatattttaataaaaatatttgtattgaTAAACCAGttgcaaaaataatgttatctGATATAACGTGAtgtattaatagaaaaaagataacagtataaaataaatacaaatgaCACACAAAACATTTCAATATATGTTTCTGCAAGTAAAAATAACATGCTTAATACTTGTTTCAAGAGTACCAAAGAAGTTTTAAGTGCTTAATTTGAGAAAacttaaaaatctttatatttatttgtataatcaTTAATAAGTATATCATTATAATctactaaaatatataatatttatttatataaatgttctTTGAATTCTGTTTTCCTGCAATTACATCAGCTCTATAGAAGctaaacaaaaatattccaCTGTCCGCACAGGGATGAAGCCGTGTATACATCATGATTacctgtatacatatacatatttactaaatttaattattgaagtATGATACGTAAAAAAGATGCAGTTCTAATCATAAACGTAACCAAAGTATACAGGATACTGAGTGCATCATCCTATATTCAACAGGCACAATGGCTATTGAAATGGTTTATATTTCCAAACCGTAAAAACAACGATTGTACAATTTCTAGGTATTATCATATACCTGTCGCATATTTTAACTTCATGTCCTGGCGAACATCTGgataaaaacatattaaatatacaattttactCGTACAAGCAAATATGTTAAAACTGCATAAAGCCAATAGAAATTATAGTAgatttaacgataaataatacattgGAATTATTTGCTCGAAGTTTTACTTATTGAAACAGCTTACATCGTGCAACTtctgatttatttataaacagGCGAATATAGTTCCCGTTTGTTAATGCTGTATACTGCcaaggttttttttctctctttttttttttttgtaaacttgtaaaaaataagtcgttatttttacgaaaaaagaTGCTGAGATACAACCAATTTCTACAATATTAGAAACCAGTTTTTTACTTGTAATTTATGccaatatacaatttataggcgaatatacagggtgtttcagATCAGTGGACGGAAATGAAGACGGTAAGTAGAACTAATCAacacaagtagaaaagtcttgtgttattttgcaaaattgtcgATTattattgagagaaaaaaaataaaaatgtttaggcgtaaaagtaatttaatttttttttcaataatggtcgacaattttgcaaaatggtataagacttttctacttgtgtCAACTAGTTTTACATACCCTTTTCGTTTCaatccactgatctgggacaccctgtatgtatattgtaaaaaaactCAACGAAACATTCTACAAATGCAGATTCTAAAAATAACGACATTTGAATGTTCAAAACTAAAAACTTGTGTGTACAACATTACGACAAATAGGGAAcgacatattttaataaagtatatttttcatatcgaTTGATATACTGCCTGTACTTGTCACATATGTTAAAGAAATCTGATTCGATGTTCGTGTcatgcaaatttaaaaaaagcacGGGTAGGCATAAACTTATCTTACAGacttgttataaatttatcctATGAGCGATCGGGCTCTTATATAACTCCGGACGTTTACGCAAATGTGAAAAGTGGATTAGTAGAAATAACTCGCTTGTTATTTCAATATCGAAAATCGATGACTCTTGAATACGACAGACAATTATTATCGCTCTTTGAGTTTGATTCTGAGCTACGCCAAATCTGCAAAAGCATCCTCGCGGTCGATCAGAACTTAACCAAAGAAACAGGTAACAAAATTAACGGATTTTCTCTTTAACATATCGTTTAGCGTGGATGCTACTTTCACAGTTACATTTTCGTTTAGAAGTGCTCTGGTGTGCTATAGGTCGCGGTACGCATTCGTGAATAACTGGCAATTCGGCTGTAACAAATTCgtgtatattttacaatatacaGTAGCTGCCCGTATTGTGTATTCTGTATTAAAAAGCAAGCcacatcgatttttttttccagaccATAATAGACACATTTTAAGCGTACGACGGTGAACAAAATTCTCGTTATAATAATGCTCTTGCAAATCAATGATTACAGTCTCACAATctcagtttcttttttttttgggggggttttttgtttttttttgtttttttttcttccttttcttttctatagAAAACGTATGTGTACAAAACGCATAAACTGATTTCAATGTTGGCGTTACTTTACATTCTTTCCCAGCAGTCATGCGGTGCTGCCGAGTAATCTTTCCCTGAATtgatttatacataaaaaatagatCGTATAGTGAAGAGTACATATAAAATCTAGTCATATACTGGGATCGCTTAAGCATTCAAAAGTTAAAACAtgatttgtatattatattatatcttttaaccGTCCAACTATTCacttaattacaattatgcCACACTTCTACCGGTTAATTATTCCACAATAAACTCCAAATAGTAcatgcaaaaaagaaagaaacttgtATAAGTGCGctgcaatataatttatcaaaaagtaATGCTTTAAACtatcaataaaaattccaTTGATGGTTATGCGTTTCCTCCGTTCTCTTATTAGTTCTCTTATTATTCACATCTGTCCTTGTTGCCCATAACTGCTATAAGTAAAATCATATCCTTTTTTAACCGTTAACCGAACTCTATAtcgtaatatacatatagaacTGTGGATCACGTTTCACagtaattacgtaattttcgATTGATCCATCATCAGGCTACGAGAGAAACGGATTAGCCGTAGTAGTTGCGTTTGCTGTCCATGGATCCTGTCGAATCTGATTGATTGTAGGACGGGGTGGTGGCGTCACAGTTGCAAATGGATTTGCTGAATATGACATGGCtgctgtaaaattatttatatacatataaatatatatatacatgtatataatatacttatatataattatacatatatatatatatatatatatataataattcttgtTCACATGAAAGTAGCACCATTATTGTTCgatatgatttaatatttgatccattttatataaacaaatatatgtatatatgtatatataatcagaagaaaaaaaaagaaataaatgcaaaaattaagaatatttaaaaaaggagACTTAtctaagaagaaaaaaaatgtatatattccACTAAAATACTTAAAAGATATATTCGAAGAAAGATTTAAATCACAGTACTCTTAAGTAAAAACATAATGTACTTTGGCGCAATATGCGAAAGACGTTGTTATAAGCATAATTATACTGCACATAATAGATGCTTTCCAGCAATGTACACAGGCGACAGACACTGTACAGTACAGTGCCTCGATCAAGTGTTTTCCAATATGACACAAGTCGACGTCGACATAGTCGTAAACAGTTAAAATACTGTGTTCGACCGTGTCGATCGCCATGCATACCAACATATCGCATTTACATTTAGTAGAACTTGGTTTTTTCTGCCGtttaaaaagaagtaaaatttctctcaattattaaaaaatctctgAAAAAAATACCTTACTTCGATTTACTTCTTTTGCTCAGAGCGCACcgtgacaaaataaaaaactaaaaagtgTTCCAACTACAAGTA from Cardiocondyla obscurior isolate alpha-2009 linkage group LG04, Cobs3.1, whole genome shotgun sequence encodes:
- the LOC139102114 gene encoding protein C10; the encoded protein is MASVPGFTLEAAKAILTEILTAFNTPENVQKLTEAKEGSGNEMLKMMQFVFPLATQIQMDVIKNYGFPEGKDGVIQFAQLIRALEREDAEIAQLHSQVLSYFLPPLTINSSTEASL